One window of Leopardus geoffroyi isolate Oge1 chromosome B3, O.geoffroyi_Oge1_pat1.0, whole genome shotgun sequence genomic DNA carries:
- the LOC123583658 gene encoding LOW QUALITY PROTEIN: uncharacterized protein LOC123583658 (The sequence of the model RefSeq protein was modified relative to this genomic sequence to represent the inferred CDS: substituted 5 bases at 5 genomic stop codons), producing the protein MPEEHHPPPPGEADAVPRAGGGNAPVGSPPFTRQRAQREQSASTTDYTLLPLRAARPSDAEGNQPHHYWPFATSDLYNWKAQNPKFSEKLAGLIDLLDSVLFTHQPTWDDCQQLLQVLFTTEERERILNEARKLVPGADGNPTTNQAQIDAFFPLTRPQWDFNMAEGKERLQVYRQTLMGGLRMAARKPTNLAKVGNVQQGKDESPAAFLERIMEAFRTYTPMDPEAPESKAAVIMAFVNQXAIDIRRKLQKIDRLGEKSLQDLLVVAEKVYNNQEPPEDKQPRVMVAASSKQTXDLARILLATTADFPEERDRHLRQLADDARKGKGTTKGGKQRLQKDQCAYCKEIGHWARDCPKRAGGKGSKTDRVKVLELDELSDXGSRGLDPLPKPRVTLKVEGTPVDFLVDTGAQHSVLHTPQGKLDSKKSWVQGATGMSQYSWTTRRTVDLGTGRVSHSFMVIPECPYPLLGQDLLTKIGAQITFRQGGPQVTDGKGHPIQVLTMKLEDEYLLHQEALPREDNIDRWLQEFPSVWAETGGMGLATHRTPVLVELKPGESPVRIKQYPMSQEARKGIQPHIRRLXSLGVLVPCQSAWNTPLLPVKKPHTNDYRLVQDLREVNKRVADIHPNVPNPYTLLSSLAPSRVWYTVLDLKDAFFSLLLAPXSQPLFAFEWHDPEEGYSGQLTWTRLPQGFKNSPTIFDEALHEDLGEYRREHPGLTLLQYVDDMLIAADMAEDCERGTQDLLATLGALGYRASAKKAQICRERIHQQDTKIEQVVSAWLQRAHEDIWPRLRAIYEAGPTLTPHQYRPGDWVYVKRHHRETLEPRWKGPYIVVLTTPTALKVDGIATWVHHTHVRPADPSSIRKDFVTRWAISRDQQNPLKLKLQRIRPT; encoded by the exons ATGCCGGaagaacaccatcctccccctccggggGAGGCAGACGCTGTTCCGAGAGCGGGAGGCGGAAACGCTCCAGTGGGAAGCCCgccctttaccagacaaagggctcagagggagcaatcCGCCTCCACCACCGACTACACTCTTCTGCCCCTGCGAGCCGCCAGACCCTCAGACGCGGAGGGGAATCAGCCCCATCACTATTGGCCTTTCGCCACTAGTGACCTCTacaattggaaagctcagaatcctaagttttcAGAGAAACTggcagggcttattgatttattagactctgttctttttacccatcagcccaCGTGGGATGATTGCCAGCAGCTTTTGCAAGTCCTGTTCacgactgaagaaagagaaagaatcctcaatgaGGCCCGAAAACTAGTTCCGGGTGCAGacgggaatcccaccaccaaccaggctcagatagatgccttcttccccttaactcggccccagtgggatttcaacatggcagaaggtaaggagaggctccaggtctaccgccagactctaatggggggtctccgaatggctgctagaaagccaaccaatttggccaaggtaggaaatgtacaacagggaaaagatgaatctccagctgcctttttagaacggatcatggaggcattccgtacctatacccccatggatccagaggctccggaaagcaaggcagctgttatcatggcctttgtaaaccaataggccatagacattaggagaaaattacagaaaatagatagactaggagaaaaaagtctgcaggacttactggtggtagccgaaaaggtatataataaccaggagcctcctgaggacaagcagCCTCGCGTCATGGTGGctgccagcagtaagcagacttgagacctggccagaatactactagctaccactGCTGACTTCCCCGAGGAACGAGACCGCCATCTCCGGCAGCTGGCAGACGAcgcaagaaaaggtaaaggaaccaccaaggggggtaagcagaggctgcagaaggatcagtgcgcatactgcaaggagatagggcattgggCCCGAGATTGTCCAAAAAGGGCCggcgggaagggaagcaagactgatcgAGTAAAAGTCCTAGAGCTAGATGAACTAAGTGATTAGGGGAGTCGGGGTTTGGACCCTCTCCCCAAacccagggtaactcttaaagtggaggggacccctgtTGACTTCCTTGTCGACACCGGAGCACAACATTCGGTCCTCCacaccccacaaggaaaactagacagcaagaagtcctgggtacaaggggcaactggtatgagccagtattcatggactacccgAAGAACAGTAGATTTGGGAACAGGCCgggtatcccactcctttatggtaataccagaatGCCCCTACCCGCTGTTAGGACAGGACTTACTGACTaagattggagctcagataactttcagacaaggggggcctcaggtcaccgatggcaagggccaccccatccaggtcctgaccatgaaactggaggatgaatacctcctccaccaggaggcgctcccgagagaggataatatagacagatggctacaagaattcccctcggtttgggcagagacgggggggaTGGGACTGGCCACTCACAGGACCCCAgtcctggtagagctcaagccaggagagagtccggtaaggatcaaacaataccccatgtctcaggaggcccggaaggggatccagccacacatccgGAGACTCTAAAGCTTAGGGgtactagttccttgccagtctgcctggaacacccccctactgccggtcaaaaagcctcacacaaatgactaTCGACTGGTACAAGACCTccgggaagtaaataagagggtcGCAGACATACACCCAAATGTTCCTaacccatatactctcttgagctccttggcaccctccagggtctggtatactgtactagatttaaaggaTGCCTTCTTCAGTCTGCTGCTGGCACCCTAGAGCCAACCCTTGTTCGCCTTTGAGTGGCATGATCCGGAGGAGGGCTacagtgggcaactcacctggacacggctacctcagggattcaaaaattcaccCACCATCTTCGACGAGGCACTACACGAGGACCTGGGTGAGTACAGAAGGGagcaccctggcctcaccctcctACAGTATGTAGATGACATGCTGATTGCTGCCGACATGGCCGAAGACTGTGAGCgagggacccaggacctgctggctaccctgggggcctTAGGGTACCGGGCATCCGCGAAGAAGGCTCagatatgcagggagagg attcaccaacaggacaccaaaatagagcaagttgtatctgcct ggctccagagggcGCACGAGGACATTTGGCCGCGCCTCCGTGCCATCTACGAGGCTGGCCCGACCCTGACACCTCATCAGTACAGGCCGGGAGACTGGGTCTATGTCAAGAGGCACCACCGAGAGACCCTCGAGCCgcgctggaagggaccctacatcgtGGTGCTGACAACCCCCACCGCTCTCAAAGTAGATGGCATCGCGACCTGGGTCCATCACACCCACGTTCGGCCAGCGGACCCCTCCTCGATCCGGAAGGACTTTGTCACGCGATGGGCCATCAGTCGGGACCAACAGAACCCGCTCAAGCTCAAGCTACAGCGCATTCGACCCACCTAA
- the LOC123582200 gene encoding olfactory receptor 4F21-like has product MDQVNGSVVNEFVLLGLAQSLGMQVLLFLFFSLFYAGIILGNLFIMFTVIFDSHLHSPMYILLANLSFIDLGLSSTTVPRMISDLFSDCKIISFQSCMIQMFFIHVMGGVEMILLIAMAYDRYTAICRPLHYLTIMNLKMCMLLVMTAWIIGVIHAVSQFVFVINLPFCGPKNMGSFYCDFPRVIKLACMDTYRLEFVVTANSGFISMGTFFSLIVSYIFILITVRQHSSKDLSKAFITLSAHITVVVLFFVPCMFLYVWPFPTKSMDTFFAIVDFVVTPVLNPAIYTLRNRDMKAAMRRLSRQVVSSREMS; this is encoded by the coding sequence ATGGACCAAGTAAATGGCTCTGTGGTAAATGAATTTGTGTTACTGGGACTTGCACAATCCTTGGGAATGcaggttttgctttttcttttcttctctttattctatGCGGGAATTATCTTGGGAAACCTCTTCATTATGTTTACAGTGATTTTTGATTCTCACTTACACTCTCCCATGTATATCCTGCTGGCCAACTTATCATTCATTGACCTGGGCCTTTCATCTACCACAGTTCCTAGGATGATCTCTGATCTTTTCAGTGATTGCAAAATCATCTCCTTCCAAAGTTGCATGAtacaaatgttttttattcatgTCATGGGAGGAGTTGAGATGATACTGCTCATAGCCATGGCATATGACAGGTACACAGCAATTTGCAGGCCTCTCCACTACTTAACGATTATGAATCTCAAAATGTGCATGCTTTTGGTAATGACTGCTTGGATCATTGGGGTGATCCATGCTGTGTCTCAGTTTGTTTTTGTCATAAATTTGCCTTTCTGTGGCCCTAAAAATATGGGGAGCTTTTACTGTGATTTTCCTAGGGTTATTAAACTTGCATGCATGGACACTTACAGACTAGAATTTGTGGTCACTGCTAACAGTGGCTTCATATCTATGGGCACCTTCTTTTCCTTAATTGTATCATACATCTTTATTCTGATCACTGTCAGACAACATTCTTCAAAGGATTTATCCAAAGCATTCATCACTTTGTCAGCTCACATCACtgtagtggttttgttttttgttccatGCATGTTTCTCTATGTGTGGCCTTTTCCTACCAAGTCAATGGATACATTTTTTGCCATTGTGGACTTTGTCGTCACTCCTGTCTTAAATCCTGCCATCTATACTTTAAGGAACAGAGATATGAAGGCAGCAATGAGAAGGCTGAGCCGACAAGTTGTAAGTTCTAGAGAGATGTCATAA
- the LOC123582199 gene encoding olfactory receptor 4F4: MKVTTEALSWNESINDTNYSMVTEFIFLGLSNSQEFQIFLLVFFFIFYVGIVFGNLLIVITVASDSHLHSPMYFLLANLSLIDLCLSSVTAPKMIADFFSKRKVISFKGCLAQIFLVHFFGGSELVILIAMAFDRYVAICKPLRYSTVMCDHVCFGIVTAAWGTGFLHSVSQLAFAVNLPFCGPNEVDSFYCDLPRVIKLACIDTYRLDIMVIANSGVLTVCSFVFLIISYAIILVTIQQRPSDKSSKALSTLTAHITVVLLFFGPCIFIYAWPFPIKSLDKSLAVFYSVVTPLLNPIIYTLRNKDMKTAMRRLSKWNVNSSVKF; encoded by the exons ATGAAG GTGACTACAGAGGCTCTTTCCTggaatgaatcaataaatgacACAAATTACTCCATGGTCACTGAGTTCATTTTTCTGGGACTCTCCAATTCTCAGGAATTCCAGATATTCCTACTggtgttcttttttatattctatgtGGGAATTGTGTTTGGAAACCTTCTTATTGTCATAACTGTGGCTTCTGACTCCCATCTTCACTCTCCCATGTACTTCCTGCTGGCTAACCTCTCACTCATTGATCTATGTCTGTCTTCCGTCACAGCCCCCAAGATGATTGCTGACTTTTTCAGTAAACGCAAAGTCATCTCTTTCAAGGGTTGCCTTGCTCAGATATTTCTCGTTCACTTTTTTGGTGGGAGTGAGTTGGTGATCCTTATAGCCATGGCCTTTGACAGATATGTAGCAATCTGTAAACCTCTTCGCTACTCTACAGTTATGTGTGACCATGTATGTTTTGGCATTGTGACTGCTGCATGGGGAACTGGCTTTCTCCATTCAGTGAGCCAGTTGGCTTTTGCAGTAAACTTACCTTTCTGTGGTCCCAATGAGGTTGATAGCTTTTACTGCGACCTACCTAGGGTTATCAAACTTGCTTGTATAGACACCTATAGATTGGATATCATGGTCATTGCTAACAGTGGTGTGCTCActgtgtgttcttttgttttcctaatcATCTCCTATGCTATCATCCTAGTAACCATCCAGCAACGCCCTTCAGACAAGTCGTCCAAGGCTCTGTCCACTCTGACTGCTCACATCACAgtagttcttttgttctttggaCCATGTATCTTCATTTATGCCTGGCCATTCCCCATCAAGTCACTAGATAAATCCCTTGCTGTGTTTTATTCTGTGGTCACTCCTCTCTTGAACCCGATTATATACACACTGAGGAACAAAGACATGAAGACTGCAATGAGACGACTGAGTAAATGGAATGTGAATTCTAGTGTAAAATTTTAG